A portion of the Megalobrama amblycephala isolate DHTTF-2021 linkage group LG23, ASM1881202v1, whole genome shotgun sequence genome contains these proteins:
- the slc49a3 gene encoding solute carrier family 49 member A3: MDDGSAETEALIGNSSEDVRSHLDGRNAAAEFKVYKRRWFILFVLCLLNCSNAMSWLTFAPVADQTAQYLQVSLNLVNWLSLVYVLVAIFFSLITTWVLDTLGLRFSLIMGSWLNMLGSVLRYIGVLKCIPEWAVFPMVMGGQTLCAFAQPLVIFAPTKLAALWFPDHQRATANTMASMANTVGLLLANIFSPMIISYTNNLVMLLFIYAIPATIACFLATVGIRERVPPTPPSASVVTSSSEPFLQGVKLLLTNKAYMVLLVCFGSGIGIFTCFSTLLEQILCVKGYSNDFAGLCGAVSIVFGVLGAFLLGLYVDKTKNFTEVTKINMCLTSLGCSVFAVVSQLSDQKIIIGAVCAWFGLFGYSVYPIAMELGVECSYPVGEATSSGLIFISGQIQAALYMLLLQALAKPMADSPLSVCAAGADDNLSWTVPVLVMAGLCALGTCCFVGFFHTDYRRLRAEATASPKTVTDQSTGGDTWANSTDA; the protein is encoded by the exons ATGGATGATGGAAGCGCGGAGACTGAAGCGCTCATCGGAAATTCGAGTGAAGATGTTCGGTCTCACCTGGACGGAAGAAACGCTGCTGCTGAGTTCAAAGTTTACAAAAGAAGATGGTTCATCTTGTTTGTTCTCTGCCTGCTAAACTGTTCTAACGCAATG TCATGGCTGACCTTTGCACCTGTGGCTGACCAGACAGCACAGTATCTGCAAGTCTCTCTAAATCTGGTCAACTGGCTGTCGTTGGTCTATGTACTGGTTGCTATTTTCTTCAGTTTGATCACAACATGGGTGCTGGACACACTGGGACTGCGCTTCTCG CTAATCATGGGCTCATGGCTCAATATGTTGGGCAGTGTCCTGCGTTACATTGGCGTGCTGAAATGCATCCCAGAGTGGGCCGTGTTCCCTATGGTCATGGGAGGCCAGACACTGTGTGCCTTCGCCCAGCCTTTGGTCATCTTTGCCCCCACCAAGCTGGCAGCTCTGTGGTTCCCTGATCACCAGAGGGCCACAGCTAACACGATGGCTTCCATGG CAAATACTGTTGGACTGCTCTTAGCGAATATCTTCTCTCCCATGATAATTAGTTACACCAATAATCTTGTTATGCTG CTCTTTATATATGCTATACCTGCCACCATAGCCTGTTTCCTAGCAACAGTGGGGATCCGTGAACGCGTTCCCCCGACACCCCCCTCTGCCAGCGTGGTGACCTCCAGCTCTGAACCTTTTCTACAGGGAGTGAAACTG CTACTGACGAACAAAGCATATATGGTCCTGCTGGTGTGCTTTGGTTCGGGAATAGGAATATTCACTTGTTTTTCCACGTTGCTGGAGCAGATACTTTGTGTTAAGGGCTACTCAAAT GACTTTGCAGGACTCTGCGGTGCAGTTTCCATTGTTTTCGGTGTTCTGGGTGCCTTTCTCCTGGGCCTGTACGTGGACAAGACCAAGAATTTTACAGAAGTCACTAAAATAAACATGTGTCTGACATCTCTGGGCTGCTCTGTTTTTGCTGTG GTTTCCCAGTTAAGTGACCAGAAGATCATCATTGGTGCAGTATGTGCCTGGTTTGGTTTGTTCGGGTACTCTGTATATCCCATCGCCATGGAGCTCGGAGTTGAATGCTCGTACCCTGTGGGCGAAGCAACATCCTCTGGATTGATCTTCATATCTGG GCAAATTCAGGCCGCCCTGTATATGCTGCTGCTTCAAGCTCTGGCCAAACCAATGGCAGATTCTCCATTATCTGTATGTGCAGCTGGAGCGGATGACAATTTGAGCTGGACAG TGCCAGTGCTGGTGATGGCAGGCCTGTGTGCTCTGGGCACCTGCTGCTTTGTTGGCTTTTTCCACACGGATTACCGGAGACTCCGTGCGGAAGCCACAGCCTCACCAAAGACAGTGACAGACCAGTCAACAGGAGGAGACACCTGGGCAAACAGCACAGATGCATAA